In the genome of Urocitellus parryii isolate mUroPar1 chromosome 7, mUroPar1.hap1, whole genome shotgun sequence, the window TATAATTTAGAAAAGGGACACTGCCAAAGACAGAATTTCCAATTAACAGAATGTCATTTAAGACAGCTGAATAAACTATAATAAGCAAACAGGTAGAGTCCTCAAACTTAGAATCAAGCATTCGGTAAAGTGttaattgtatacatatattcatcCTGGTAGGTCCTGAGCAATGGAGCAAGTTGTATCCCATTGCCAATGGAAATAACCAGTCTCCTATTGACATCAAGACCAGCGCAACCAAACGTGACACCTCTCTGAAACCCATCAGTGTCTCCTACAATCCAGCAACTGCCAAGGAAATTATCAATGTGGGACACTCCTTCCATGTGACTTTTGATGACAATGATAACCAATCAGGTGAGCCCTAaaattattctgttattttttccttagaatcTATTGgggaaattgaaacaaaagtgCTAAGAAACACAAAATGCCATCCCAAGTATTTTGTACAAATGTGTAACATTGCCTTTATCTGGTGAGGCATTTTGGATTTCTAGAAAATGGCCAAGTGGTAAAGATATTTTGgtggagggtaccagggattgaactcagggatactcaacctctgagccccatctccagccatattttgtgttattatttagagacagggtctcactgagttgtttagcaccttgcctttgctgaggctggctttgaacttgaaatcctccggtctcagactcctgagctactgggattataagcatgcaccaccacacccagcagttGTTCTCCTCCTCAATGACATCATCCTATTGCTCTGGCCATCCCAGGATCTTTAGGCTCACTTCACTCTCTCAGTATAAACTACTTTTTCCCCAAAAGTCTAATGaacaaataattatgaatataaaactaaaaagacaaaCATATTCTAATTGAGATGAGGGTGAACACAGTAGGGAAAAGAGATGGGAAACAACTGAGTTATCCTCCTACCCTGAAATCTGTCATATTGCCTGCTACATAGACAGCTTttcataaatgtttgttgaataagttGTAACAATTCCCAAAGATAGTTCTACTGATGATAAAGCTAAATTTGTTTTAGCACTTCCCTATGAGGTTCCAATCCTAAGGTACATTGGGTGCTATGTCTTTTATTAATATTAGATTAGGTCTGGTATCATGTGTGCTTAAGTACTTATGATTGTAAAGACTCTCCAGAATGGCAGGCCATTCGATATAAAAGTTTTTCAAGTAACCTTGCCTCACAAGTGCTTTCTTTTGGTCCCTGCCCAGGGATTCTCAATAAAGCTAGCATGGTTGTGTCATGATTAAATACAAAGTATGTGATAAGCAATTTGATACTCAAAATAAACTGCTCTAGCCTTCAACGCATGCCATCTCTGTtgaaagaaggaatgaataaacTTGCAAATTAGAGATTCAAGAAAAGCCCTTAATCATACAATCCATTCATGTCACAGTATACTTTCTTGGaagtataaatagataaaattgtgCTGGGAACTGTCTATAGCTCATGAACTCTGTCTTATCAAGCCAAACCCAGAGATACACCATACATACACATGCCACTGTCCTAGATGAAGGGATTAGAAATCAGATGAAAACTTTGACAGTGctgtttgctttcattttactaaagaaaaatttGTGTCGGTATATTAAAAAGTGCAAAGAAGTTGGCATTTATGATCATCCAACTAACAGTAGTTCCCTTTTCTTCCAGTGCTGAAAGGTGGTCCTCTCTCTGACAGCTATAGACTCAATCAGTTCCATTTTCACTGGGGCAGTACCAATGAGTATGGTTCTGAGCACACAGTGGATGGAGTCAAATATGCTGGAGAGGTAATGTAATTCAGTAAGAGATACTTACACTGCAAGTACTCCCCAAAGTAGCTCCACTACTACATAAGTCACCATCATAATGATTTCAAAGGAGTGAGCATTCTGGTCTCTGTGAGGAACTCCCAGTCTCCATTAAAATCAAACAGATGCAGCACTATGTTTGGCAACTGAGGGACATTTTTCATGTGAAAAGGGATAGCTGAACTTGGAGCAGCACTCTGAGCCCAGAATTTACCTCTTCTGAAAATGCCTAAAATAGCATGATCTAACATAACACTGATGGCCCAGCTTCCTttgaaactctaaccctaagtGGGAACATCACTATTCTCTTTGTACTTAGACTTCAAGTTTGGAACACACCTGTCCTTTGGGTGTGGCCAGGCAGAAACACTTCAGTAATAAGTCTCTACAAGGAGGTCAAGTTCAATCCCAGCAATGGTCACAGGGAGGAGCACACACCTAGTGAGGTTCTAGCTGCAGCAGCCTCTACCCAATGACTACCGTTTCCTGAACTGCCCTCATATGGGAGGTTGTGATCATTTCAAGACATTATTATCTGTGTATcgacagaaaaaaatatgcacaTGTGCATTAGATTCAACCCAGGGTCTGAAAGATTCAAAGGGAGGTTATGTgcaaatacataatacatatatgcCCATATATACAGGTTAACTTTACTTTTATTAAATAAGTTTTATAATACATATACTTTTGAAACTTGGTGTTTTTCCCACTTTGCAGATTATCAtgattatttttccaaatcaaaagGTTTATTAACACCTCATTTAACATCTGTGTATTATTTCAATTCCATAAATACATCAGAATTTATTTAATTGGCCCCTATTGGTGGATAATTATAatgtcttctgatttttattccattgtgttcTTATTCTCTtacaaaaaaatactttaataattaaTTGCATCATACTTGTATCTCATGGACCAGTGAAAGTGATTATGCAGGACAAATTTTCACAAAAGAGATGGCGAGGGTAGAGAGTAAATGCATCTTTTATTATGAAAGAGGATTTGGGGACTGTACACAAATATAACTTGCTTTGTGTTTTATTGTAATGTTTGGATGATACCTTTTGATGCAGCATAAAATCTATTAAATGTTCATCTGCCATTTCTCACCCATAAAAATTGAAGGTTGGCTAAAATCAAATGAATTAGGAATCTAAATTAGTATTATGTTTTTGGAAAGATCCTTGGTATTATTCAAGAAATCTAAATCATTGATTCTCtcatctaaatggagaaaagtaaataaaatcaaggctAATTATGAGAGACAGTCACAAAGTTCAACAAGTCATTCAATAAACCCAAGTGGGTACCTATCACACTCCAGGTTAAGAGGTAGCACAGCCTTGGGGTGAAGAATGCAAGCTCCTCAGCTGATTTCCAGAGTTCAAATCAAAGTTCTGCCACTCACTGGTGGTACATCTTTGGGAGAAATTGCTGTGTGTCCCAATCTTCTTATCTAGAGAGCGAAGATAATATATTAGTATGTTCCTGAAACAATTGttgaagagagagaaatgagtaaACCCATATAAGGCACACTTAGGCCAGCTCCTTTCACACTGAAAGTGCTCAGCAGTGTTACATTTTTGCAGATAAGACACAAGCAAGTACTCCTCAAGCAAGACAGATATGCATAAGTGATTATGATTAAACAAACGTAGTAGTAAATGCCAGTGTGAATATTCAGAAAGCACTCTGGGGATATAGAAGTAAGAATAATCAAGGATAGAGACAGAATCTAGACTGGCAGCATCAGAGAAAACTCTAAGTAATAAGATGACACTTCAAGCATGACTGGGAAGTGACCTCTTTTGATATATTGtcctaattattcttttttctttcaacaaattGTTATTGATCTGGACATAGTAgcacaggcctgcaatcccagtgactatggaggctgaggcaggaagatcgaaagttcaaggccagtctcagcaactttgaaaggtcctaagaaacttagtgagaccttgtctcaaaataaaatataaaatgataaaatgggctgggtatgtagctcagtgataaaaattcccctgggttcaatccctagtaccaaaattaattaattaattaatttaaaaatacacacgagagagagagagagagagagagagagagagagagagagagagaatgcacttGCCATACACaagatattattttcagaaaatacttGCTATCAGAgctttcattttgataaagaaaaatgtataaaggaaggaagcaaaggaagaagagagattaGATAAGCagtattttgagaaattatttatGGTCGTTTTATATTGGATAATCAAAAAAGAATTCTCTGTGGAGTAGTATCTGAATTCAGCCTTAACTCAAGACAAATGTCTGCTATACAAAGACCATAAGGAAAGAAATCCCAGAGAAAATCAACAGCCAATGCAAAGACTCAAAGTTATGATCAAGTGAAGAGATATCATCTGTGAGATATGATGTAGAAAATAAGAAGTTGATGATAACTGTGGTACTTTTTGATTAATTAGATGGGTAGTATTACCTCTTCCTACGAAGGGAAAATAAGGCAGGTTTGGAAAGGGAGAATCAAGAGTTCTGATGTGCCCAAGAGATTCTGTCATTGGCCATGGCTCCCAGGCAAGCCAGGCAGCCCTTCTTTCAAAGTTACTGCAAATTACCTCATGTGAAGGGAAATTACTTCAGTGTTTGTCCTAGAGCTAGTCAATCAGATTTCCTGATCTTTTCATGCCAGAGAGAGATTTTTTGTTAAAGGACTAACATTGAATAGTTGATGATATTGTAGGAAAATAAATCTTACTTATGGGTCCTAGGAGTTGTCATCAGTACACTCTTCCTAAGAGTGGAATGTAGACCTTCCTACTCACCGGATAAAAGTTCCCATGTATTTTGTCTGCTAAACACATTATCATATATGGTCAAGTTGACTTGCAACTTACCTTTTTGCTTTTACCTTTGTATAAATAACTAACCACATTGTCGTTTTTAGTGTCACATTGTTCATTGGAATTCTGCAAAGTATCCTAGCATTAGAGAAGCAATCTCCAAGGCTGATGGTTTGGCGATTATTGGTATTCTGATGAAGGTGAGTTACAGGTAGTCACCCTGCTCTGCTAATGCTATTTCTTACCAATCAGACTTCAGAATAGGATGACAGAAGGCAAAAGAtacttgagttcttctttttagAACATTCCTATTCTACTTATAACTACAGATAAGCAGATTCCTTATACCAAAATCCCTGTTCTCTAAACTTCCTACCTCATAGacagggat includes:
- the Ca1 gene encoding carbonic anhydrase 1, with protein sequence MASLDWGYDAQNGPEQWSKLYPIANGNNQSPIDIKTSATKRDTSLKPISVSYNPATAKEIINVGHSFHVTFDDNDNQSVLKGGPLSDSYRLNQFHFHWGSTNEYGSEHTVDGVKYAGECHIVHWNSAKYPSIREAISKADGLAIIGILMKVGQANPKLQKILEALNAVKTKGKRAPFTNFDPSTLLPSSLDYWTYAGSLTHPPLHESVTWLICRETISISPEQLAQFRSLLSNAEGENPVPIQHNNRPPQPLKDRTVRASF